From Phocoena phocoena chromosome 16, mPhoPho1.1, whole genome shotgun sequence, a single genomic window includes:
- the CYP2E1 gene encoding cytochrome P450 2E1 has product MAALGIVVALLVWMAALLLISIWKHIYSSWQLPPGPFPLPIVGNIFQLEFKNIPKSFTRLAERFGPVFTLYLGSRRFVVLHGYKAVKEVLLDYRSEFSGRGEIPAFRVHQDKGIIFNNGPTWQDTRRFSLTTLRDFGMGKQSNEQRIQREAQLLLGALRKTRGQPFDPTFVIGFAPYNVISDILFHRRADYNDKTALRMLSLFNENFYLLSTPWIQLYNNFSGYIRYLPGSHRKLMKNVSEIKEYALEGVKDHQRSLEASCPRDFTDTMLLEMEKEKHSTDPVYTLDNIAVTVADLLFAGTETTSTTLRYGLLILMKYPEVEEKLHEEIDRVIGPSRIPAIKDRLDMPYLDAVVHEIQRFIDMIPSNLFHEATRDTVFRGYVIPKGTVIIPTLDSLLYDSQEFPEPEKFKPEHFLNENGKFKYSDHFKPFSAGKRVCVGEGLARMELFLFLASILQHFKLESPVDPMDIDLSPIAIGFAKIPPHYRLCVIPRSQV; this is encoded by the exons ATGGCCGCCCTGGGCATCGTGGTCGCCCTGCTGGTGTGGATGGCCGCCCTGCTGCTCATCTCCATCTGGAAACACATCTACAGCAGCTGGCAGCTGCCCCCTGGCCCTTTCCCACTGCCCATCGTTGGGAACATTTTCCAGTTGGAATTTAAGAATATTCCCAAATCCTTCACCAGG CTGGCAGAGCGTTTCGGCCCGGTGTTCACCCTGTACCTGGGCTCACGGCGCTTCGTGGTCCTGCACGGCTACAAGGCCGTGAAGGAGGTCCTGCTCGACTACAGGAGTGAGTTTTCTGGCAGAGGAGAAATCCCCGCGTTCCGGGTGCACCAGGACAAAG GGATTATTTTCAATAATGGACCGACCTGGCAGGACACCCGGCGGTTCTCCCTGACCACCCTCCGTGACTTCGGGATGGGGAAACAGAGCAATGAGCAGCGGATCCAGAGGGAGGCCCAGCTCCTGCTGGGGGCGCTCCGGAAGACCCGTG GCCAGCCCTTCGACCCCACCTTTGTCATCGGCTTCGCGCCCTACAACGTCATCTCTGACATCCTCTTCCACAGACGCGCTGACTACAACGACAAGACGGCCCTGAGGATGCTGAGTCTGTTCAATGAGAACTTCTACCTGCTCAGTACACCCTGGATCCAG ctTTATAATAATTTCTCAGGCTACATACGTTACCTGCCTGGAAGCCAtagaaaactaatgaaaaatgtgtctgaaATAAAAGAGTACGCTCTAGAAGGAGTGAAGGACCATCAGAGGTCGCTGGAGGCCAGCTGCCCCCGAGACTTCACTGACACCATGCTGTTGGAAATGGAGAAG GAAAAACACAGTACAGACCCTGTGTACACTTTGGACAACATTGCTGTGACCGTGGCTGACCTGCTCTTTGCGGGGACAGAGACCACCAGCACCACCCTGAGATACGGGCTCCTGATTCTCATGAAATACCCGGAGGTCGAAG AGAAACTTCATGAAGAAATTGACAGGGTGATTGGGCCAAGCCGAATCCCTGCCATCAAGGACAGGCTGGATATGCCCTACCTGGATGCCGTGGTGCATGAGATTCAGCGATTCATCGACATGATTCCCTCCAACCTGTTCCACGAAGCAACCCGGGACACAGTGTTCAGAGGATACGTCATCCCCAAG GGCACAGTCATAATTCCGACACTGGACTCCCTCTTGTATGACAGCCAAGAATTCCCCGAGCCAGAGAAGTTTAAGCCAGAGCACTTTctgaatgaaaatggaaagttCAAGTACAGTGACCATTTCAAGCCATTTTCCGCAG GAAAGCGGGTGTGTGTTGGAGAAGGCCTGGCTCGCATGGAACTGTTCCTGTTCTTGGCCTCCATCCTGCAGCACTTTAAGTTGGAGTCGCCAGTGGACCCCATGGATATCGACCTCAGCCCCATCGCAATTGGGTTTGCCAAGATCCCCCCCCATTACAGGCTCTGTGTCATTCCCCGCTCACAAGTGTGA